The DNA window ggccaatacaccctgcaatttatagcttcctagctcaattttttttctgggaaagccttctctgtcgctactcccagactctggaacttcctcccatgGAAGGCCAAAgcgaccccatctttgctgttcttccccaAGCAGATGAAGagctttcttttcaggcaagtgTTTTCTTAGTGACTAGATAGGTTTTAAGAtgagatggtttgtatttttgttgcttttaaatctgaaTAATGATTTTTCTTAACACTTAAAAGgcaatgtttaattatttttaaatatttgaataatttattcttttaacttttaatattgtggggtttttttattatataagccaccctgggtctttttttttttttaggagaaaggcggagtaaaatgattttaaacaacaataaaaatacagctAGAAATTGTTAGCAACAACATTCCTTTTATCAGaggtattaaaaataaacagattggGTCAAATAATGTTTTCTTCGATAAATTTCTAGGGTCCTTATTTAATATCAGATGCAAACAATATTTTGTTCATTGTTCATTTATGAATTATATAAAGCTTGTGGTTTTGGAAATGGTTTTGAGAGGTTTTTTTACCAATTAGATTGAATCTCCAGATTCATCTTGTTGCCAAATTACATTGGCTAGTATAAATAAAAGGCAGGAAGGATCCCACACATTAATCGTTAGCAACATTCTTGCTTCCAGAATGTACTGGATATAGTGGATTACGAGAAGCCCGTGCCATGTGTTTGTTGCCTTGAGAGGGCCATTTGATAGATCAGAAAGACTGTGTttactgttattttaaaagtcattgaAGGCTTGCAACATTGTTTCTGTAAATAGGATATCCCTGTATAAACCAAGTAGAAGACTTCCAGGATCAGATGGCATATCTGTGGCCTAGAAGTTCTGCTCCTGGAGACCTGCACATAAACCTATGTTTGAAGAGGGAGTCACTAACCAGTGGCCTTGACTTATCTTAACAGATCAGGGTATTTCACCATTGAACAAACTAACAAGGCAAACAAGGCAAGTTAATGTCTGTTTTCCACTAGCCGAATAAATGGATAAAGCATACATTGCCAGTATTTGTGTTTTTGCCAGAATTTCTCCACCTCcacttttgtttatttaaagggGTCTGCTCTGATCATGAAAATACAATGAGTTCAATTGCAGTGGTGCTGGTTTTCCtggcaaaaaaagaaacataaatcaTGAAATTAGGTGCCTAGTCATAACAGCTTAAAGAAGTCCTGATCTTCCCATGTCATCTGTCTGTATAATCTGAACATCAtagactctccccccccaaaaaaaacaatcttcttgGTTGCCCTAAAACCTAGTGTATTTCCATCCCTGGATAATCAAAGTTTAAGCCAAATAATTTTCAGAAAGCGCTATGCTATGTTAACAGAGGCTTAGGCCTTGATTTGCACTTgtgtataatatacagtatactgtttttcatatttgtatgttTCATTTTGCTAGGTTTCTAGGGTACTATCATTTGATACTCCATACTCCTGAAATGAGATGGGGCAAAAGCtactaaaaataaagaacagataaATCAAAGATGTTCAGGAACAGCTATTTCAAGGACTGAACCTCAAGTAATACCATATCTTGCATGTACTGTACGTAACATTGTCAAAATAATTCTAAGGCCTATCACTACACATTAGTCCCTATTGGCTCCATTTCAGGCCAAGATCTCCCATTATTATGGCAGACACGCTAGCATTCCTCCACGTACCCTGGGAATCTCCAGATTTCCAACTGCTACTTCTCATGCTTTACTGGAGAGTTGGAACAGGGTTCTTTCACATTCTGCAATAGTCTTGGGAGATAAGAGATGCTGAACAGAGACCTCAAGGATTCTGGAGTATCAATGGAAGTCTCCCCCTGCAGCACTTTGGATCCAACCTTTGTTACCATGCTTGCAAAATCATCATTTTTGATAAGAGATAGGATACAACCGCATGTGCAGGTCAGATAACATAGGAATGTGTCCTCTTTAAGCTCGGTTACAATAAATGGAAGTGGCACACAGGTAGTGGGATTCATGGAGAAGAATTTCTTGAAAAGCTTTAATCATAGCCCAAAACCTAACTCCCATTCTATGTTCTTTATGCCTAAAAGATTGAGCTTTCTCTTCTTTATGTGTATGagaacattgcacaatttaaaattatgggtatgtatgaaatataggtaaaataaaaaatgttaagattattagactatttttgataAGTTTAAAGGTAGGGCTATCGTTACCTATCTTTATAagtcactttaaaatatatttttgttgaaAGGTGGAGTGTAAGAAACAGCTTAAATGAATGTATTAATAAGCATGAATGCTCATTAGTATCTCCTATGAATGCCAACTGTTTCCTGCTCTAAATTTAAGATGGTTCATCCAAAATGTGCCTTTCATTGCATAAACATTTATTGCTGGGATTAGGATGAAACATCAACATCATTATGTTAATAATGTGTCTACATAAGACACTTAAAATGTGTCTACATAGGACACTTAAATGAGCAATTTACGTACATGGAAACGTATTACCATAATACTTTGAATGAATGTTGCTACTAAAATGGATTTAGTTGTGctaagagtagacccattaaaaacaacaacaacactgagaGAGATCAGTCACATCCAAGTTATGTTCCAGTGATTTTGCTGAGTCTTGATATATTATGTGGCTTCTGAGCCTTTTGGCTAAGACCAAGTGAGGTCTTATTAAGTCTGATTTCAACTCCTCAACAGCAGAATCCAATACATACCTACTGAAGTAAAACTCGGTATGCTCACTTCTAGATAAATAGGAAGTACAACTCAAATATGAGTTCTGACAATATTGGATACCATGTCACTGCCTAGGCAGCCAAAATTATCAAGAAATTGGGCTATAAGGAAAGGTCAGAGAATTTTCAAGTTTTTGGTCTAGAAAATAGACAGCTGTCATCATTCATATCAGAAGCAAGCTTGTGGTGCTTCAGGAGTACAAGGCTTGGCTAACAAATCTGCCATTGCCCAGGGATGCTGAGATGTGTTCCCAGTTCTCATGTTCTTCCAGGTTCGttctctagaacactggttcttaaccttgggttactcaggagttttggactgcaactcccagaagccttcaccaccaactgtgctggctggggtttctgggagttgcagttcaaaaacatctgagtaacaaaggttaagaaccactgctctagaatatagGGGATCAACATAGACCAGGTTACATGACCTTTATTAAATTATGTATTATGTGAATATGATAGATTTCTTTGAGTACAAAGTTTGATACCTTTTTTTAACTTTACAATAGAAACTTGCTTTCCCAAATTTTCAACTTCTCATACGACTCATTAGATTCAAGAGACATAAGTAAAAGTACAAAACATGCATAATTTCCCTGTATAATTCACTACTGTAAGATCCAGTGTGGTAGCCATCATATTTGAAGATTTTTAAATGAGTTCAGACCAGTTAATAGAGGATATGAATGCCTATTAACAATAAGATTTAGCTACAACttccatcttcagagacagtccACTGCTGTACACCTACTGCTATGGTCAGTATCAAGCAAGAACGATTCCTGACATGTTCTGCTGTTTGGTTGGCTGGTGCAGGAAATAGGATGCTAGTCTTatggcagaaacagacattagagatacAGTAGTCAATGACTAGAAGCAGCAGCCACTGAAGCCAccttaagcatgggattcctctgaagtctgatttctcaaacatgaACATCTCACCAGCTTCAGTTTTAATCACAGGTCTAACAATGGATCTCTGATGTCATCTagccagatcttttttttttttttttttttgatactaTGGATGGAAGGACATATGTGGCTGTAGCTGATCCTATAAAATGTGAGAATACCAACCAGAGGGCTTTATTATTAATATAGTTTAATATTTGGTAATAtcttttaaaggtacccagtggGGTATAGTGCATAGACTGATggtctaggactcaggaagcctggatttCAAACCACAttcagccatgaaagctcactgggagagtggaactggtgaagccacttcttaaatgttctcacttaccctgaaaaccctattaggatcactttATATATAAACATAAAGGACAGTTTCTAGACTGCTTCTTTTTATTCTCTTGGACAAAAAtcaagtacttttttaaaaaagcacagatGTAAAGATGTCTCAAAAGGCAATGAAAATAACCGCAGCTCTGTCAATGGTCTTGGATTGTGAGCAGGACAAAGAAAAGTGCAAATGTTTTCTCCTCCAACGAAAAAACCCTGCTCTTGAAGAAGACAGTGCCGTGGTCTATATCATACAAGAAAGTTGTTCATGTGCAGGAAACAAACTTGTACACACAGATCTGTACAAGTTACTTGCCTTGAGCAAGAAGTCAGATTTGCAAACCTTTTGCATGATGAAACTTATAAATccaatttatatcccacatcACCCCCTACTACTGGTATCAAACCTAAAGCAGAACAAATACTATTAAAGCATAGAAATAAATGGGACTAATTAACCTACTTGtggctaacaagtcccactctTTTCAATGGATCTAACTCCTCACACATAGCTGTGAAGCAAACAGGTTGAGACTGGAGAAGTTAAGGGGTGGGAGGcgaaatggaaaccaagcccataAAGAGGAAAAAACCTTATCAAAGATGGTTTGCTAGTCTGCTTTGTACATTTGCATTCTGACTATTGCAATATTTTGAATCCCATCTATTTAATTTCTGTAAATGAGCTGGATTCTTTTTGAACAAATCTACTTTTTCTTCCTCCAAAGGTAACACATAGCAAGTGAGGTTGCTCAACTGGTGACTTTGTCCGGACACGAAAAAGAACAATACTGTTAAATATTAACAGAGAGATGACAGCTAGACCTATCATTAACAAGCTGATACACTTCACTGTGCTTCATTTATATATCTGATCactgattttgctttcttggagtCATACAGCGCAGAAACACTGCTAAAATGTCCAGGCAAATGACTATCAAGAAACTActgttcctctttcttctttccgTGCTGATAGTTAAATCCAAGACTATTTCAGACTATGATGAGGAGGTTAGAATGTCTACTGTTGTAATCAtgtgttcttttttcattttaacttTCAAAAACATAGAGGCAAAAGAGAATATGGTTATATTTAAGGAAATCATAATGTGCAATATAAACAAGTTAGACAAAAatgctgtttgcatttttttttatatGCGTATATGTattctcattcttttcttttctctcttcttttcttctctataGGAATCCACCGTTGCACCACTGGTAAGACAAAAAATTTCTTTTTGATTAAAGAATCATAGAAACTGAATATGGTTTGCTTGCTATAACTGACTGCTTcccagaaattaaataaatacttattaCTAATTTATTATCAGTCAAGTATCTGTACAGAAATGCATATGGACAGTTATAAGAAAAGCTTACGTAGTTGTGTGTTCAATAAACTTTATCAGTGCTTCTCAAAAATAAGCCAAAGGGGCAAAAATTTACTGGTCCTAGCAAAGCCATAAATATTAATACAGGTAATAATATGCTTGTATTAATTTGTTAAATTTAAGACACCAgtctttaaaatgtaaaataacaaGCATATATGTTTAGAAATGTTTCTATTTTCTGCACTGGAGAGCTTGTGGGGACAAATCAGTCTATGTCTTGATAATGCACACTAACAGAAGCATTGAGTTAAAAATAAGTTCTAAATTAATGTGGCAGTAGACCTCaaagttaaatatttaaataaatgaattaatcgAAATCTGCTGTCATATGAAAAACGTATTCATGATTAGcagtttaattatttaattcCTTAAAACTCATGTAATTAATCAACAAAAGAATCTCCCTTTTCTGATTAATTGCATTGTTGTTATCTTATGAAAGTGATTCAAATATAATTTTTTCTTAGAGCTAGGAAGAGTTCCAATTAAAATCTGATTTCTTGATAATCCTCATCACAAGTTCATCAACCCTACTATATATACAGTTTTTTGGGCTGCACTCCTATGCATACTTCAATGGCAGTAAATCCTATTAAACTCAGTAGGGCTtacttctatgaagacttaccaAAGTCCACTACTAATATTTAAAATACCTCACATGCTTCCCTTCCTTTGGCTGTCTTTTAGATCATGCAACATTAGATTATTATGCTTCCCCATTTTATAGTCAGAAACTAAAGTTACCTGTGATGACTGAACTCAGATGTTCTTATTCAAAAATTTGAATACTGTATCTGTCCTGAGCAGCAAATCTTCATACCCGCAAAgttcttccttttatttctcctttcagtAGCTTCTTTTCTGAACCAGACATCATATTTAGTCCCCACTTTCCTTACAGAAAAATTTGCATTCAGACCCACATGATATTCAACAGAATATTAGTtaggggaaaataaaaaacagcTCTCTGCTATGATCCTTCACAAATTCCTGGGTCTTTTTCTTTCATGGATCTTATTAACTTTTTTAGGCACCTTACAGACTAACGGGCTTTATTTAGCATAGGCTCCCATAGACTGCATCCCACTGCACCAGAGGTAATGTTTATTATGCCAAATTAAACATGATCACCTTTgagctgttctaagattatttgtTGTTTTCACTGCAACAATAGATTATGACAGCTATCCCTCCCCACAAATTTTTCCCCTAACTTCTTGAGGCTCAGTGGGCAAAGGGTAACCATTGGTATAGCAACGTATTGGCCAGATTCCTACTAGTTATGCCTCCTGGCATAGCTCAGTCAGCAGAAGCCGcagtagcaaattgccacaagtgaAGAAATCAGCATGGCCATTTATGGTTATGTGCCAAGTCATGCAACAAGAAGTGCCTATGTTGATTTCTTAACCTAAGGCAATTTGTGACCCAGATTTATTTTGGCATGAAGGCATAATAGGATTATAGTAATTATGTTTCATAAACCTGATCTTCTTTTTTACATCATATGGTTTGGAATTAAGGGTATTGTATGCAGATTTGTTCtttatttcatatgatttttaggtGAGGAGCATCTCATGTTGCTGTAGTTTTGTAGCATTTACTCCTGGCATCTTTTGGCATGCACAGGTAGAAAACATGTTTGTTGTGAGGCTCATAATGTTAACATATATTACTGCTGCACCAAGAAAGGTGTAGTTGAGACAAAATACAGTAGGGAGTTATGCTCAACTATCTGTTGGTCTCGTCCTCCAAATCACACCTGCAGTGACAAAGCTCAGTCCAAGAAACAGCGACATTGCTGCAGCATAGCTCCCATATTGGGGGAGTATTGGGGGACCAAGAAATAGAAACATCTGCTTTATTATGAAGGAATAAATGTTTGCatgcatggaaatggaaaaatcaaATATTAGCATAATGCAGGATTTAAATATTttgccaaacccccccccccacatatttTCACTTTTTATGGATTCTGCCAGTAACCATATTACTTTCTTTCCCTTGTACAGGATGAAGATGGGGGAACACATGTGGATGCACGAGGTCACAGGCCACATTATAAAAAGCAGGAGCCAGCTCCCTCTCTCAGGCCAGTTCTTCCTCCTCCCAGCGGCGGCATTAGATATCGGGCTCGTCCAACAAAGCCCCCAGTTGCTGGCAAACCCAAAGAGCAAGTAGTTTTCCCTGATAGCGGAGGCTGCAAGCATATGTCAGAGGAGctggtaagagagagagagagagagactaagagACTCTTCTGAACTGCTGTTCCCACAATTCCATAGTCAATGGCCATGCTACTTGGGGATTCTAGGAATCATAGTACAAAAATGTCATATTTCAAAGCTCTGTTTCTGGAGAGCTTTGTTTCAGAGCTTTGTAAAGTCTGAGACATCTCACAATCTTGAATGAGTCATTGCATGAATCTTTTATAGAAAcgtttttatttcttaaaatggtTTAAGAACTCACCTTGTTGACTCATTGTGACACAGACACCCTcttatttcttcctccttttcctattTATCTGTTATGACTCAGCCAACAGCAAAGATCTAGTCAGTCAGACAGTCAGTCAAATTTTGTCTCCTTATCATACCCACATATGAAGCTCATATGTACATATCTGCAGAGCTAAAGGTGTAATTTCTCCATATTGTGATTCCACATCACTTGGGAACataggtaaattgagtactcagagGGGCACGGTCAGTTTCCTGACTTACCCTTTTCCTATGGCCATATGGGTAAATATTTTCCATGCTGCTCCCAGTCTGTGTGAATAGAACCATTGGTCTCATTGGAGTCCATGGGACATTATGATCAAACTAAATATGACATTAATTTATGTAACTGCAATTTACATACAAATCTCTTTCATTATGAAAATTACCAGCCACAAAGGGCAGGAGACAGTACTGGGAGTGCTGGGTGGGAATGATTAGTTTAACCATTCTCCCTGTCACTATGATCCCATAAAAAATTTCACTCCACCTAAAGTAATTGGCTGTATCATAAGGGAAGTGTCCACAGGTGCCAGTGTGGGATTACCTCCCACTATAAAACCAAGTTTTAGtggagagggtttttaaaatcaaaatccaACAGTGGAAGAAAAATGTTAAATTCCTGTCCCTTCCATGCAGAAACTGCAACTAGTATCATTTGCCCGGCACTTGCTGTTTGCATGTATTTAAAATGAgcccattggtctagatgggcagtataaaaatctaataaataaattaattaattaaaggcaCCACATATTTAACATAATGTCTAGCTTGGCCACATCCTACTACATTCAtgatgtggttgttgtttttcagggTGTATTATGTCCAACTGGATGTGAACTTCGAACTGAAGTGTTAAAACAGGCAAAGACAGTGAAACCGACTGTTCGGGATTTAAAAGACAAAGTAAGGAAGCTAGAGCAATCTACTTCAAACATTTTTAGCTACACCAATATCTTGGATGAGCGCTTAGcgaaaagacagaaacaaataaGAGGTAAGCCATATAGTCTTTGCTTATTATGATACCAGTAGACCATATTATAGGCAGTTCAGTTTATACTGTACAGTGTTATTTTGAAAGCCTTCTTCAAAAATTTGAAATACAGAAGGACTTCCAAAAATTTGAAATACTGTTCCAAGCCCACCCCCATGGATGCCGAAAACTGCAGGTAATAGCAAACCATCTACGTACTatgataaaaggggggggggggggaccagaaaaaaaatttacatgcattaccagaactactaatagagggtgccagagactaTGAACAAGAATTCATAGTacagcctctggctccctctagtggacagttctggtaatacatgtgaaaataattttatctggattttttcttttaatatttttattattttcagactgcaaataagtgaaaccgtggatagtgatcctgtggatacagaggtcctactgtatactaAAAGCTGTGAAGTGTATCAGACAAACTAAGAAAGGTTTATGTGATGGGGCTGCAGAATGTTCCTCAGTTCCCTCATGTGAGACCTTATAGCTTGCCATATGTCTTCATGAAAATCTGCTCTTTCCACAGCATTCACAGTCTTTTAGCCTTGTGGAGAAACCATTTTCCTTTCCATAATTTCCCTGTTTGCATAACATACCTGATATATATCTGTAGCAGTTCTACACAGAGCAGACTGACTGCTTCTTAATGCACCTGATTTGTGACTCAACCGATGCTAGATGTGCTACCATTTGGCACTGCTTTGTCATGGCATGACACCAGGTGCATTCTAATGTCTTCTATTGTTCTTTGCCTTTTAAAGCATGTTGTATCTTTTCCTATTCCTTTAGCTCTGCTGATTTTTATTGTTCATTGCCCATTCTCCAgaacctttctttttaaaaaaacccttaccCCACAGTTTATCTTAATTTGTGTTATGATGtcattaaatatttaattaattttttttattttttgtgttgcCCAGAGAGTGTCCGGTTATAGGGCAGCCTATGTATACTTTTTATGGGTACACAatctgatgtagtggatagagtaaggAACCAGagctcaagagacctgggttcagttccCCGGCTGTGCCATGAAAATCTCACTGGggtgtggaactgttaaaaccactccttaaatatcctgcTTGCCTTCAgcaccctattagggttgctgtaagttagtgctgacttgatggcacataacaacaaacaaactaTGGGTAATTCTACACAAAACACAAGGTATATTTGTATGACACAGGGAAAAAAGTTTAAGGTACTTACATGTGATTTCTTTTACTTCAGTGTGGTTAAtagaggaaaaaaacattttaaaattaaatatatattctacTGAATGTTGCCTTTGCTTTAGAGTTGCTGATGTAGGAAACACAAGAAGAGCAATAAAATCTTGCGTAAGTTACCCAGTAGTAGCTACTGCTTATTACATTCAGTAGCCGAAATCCATCTATGTAACTTACACTATGttaggctgatgatgtcatcagccatgatGTTTTCTTGGAAATAAAACCTGTCTAATCTCCCTCACCAAAGGTCTCAAAGTTTCCTTGGGATTTCTTTTGTTGTGTGGAAATCATTGGGGGCCATGAGATGGCCATGACATTCCAAAACACTGTCATCATCCCTTTCTtggaaaataaagatgaaaaggATTCCAAGGGAGTTGCATGACCTTGATGGGGGAAACTGGAAATTTTTGATTTCTGAAAGACTGCCacagctggtgatgtcatcagccgtCTACAGCATAAGTTACATTGCTAGATTCCAGCCAATGAATCTTACTCCTGGGTAAGTGTACATAGAATTTCAGGCACTGCAGTCTTATACAGACTTATTTCAAAGTGGCCTTAACTGGAAGCCATGGGTCTTAATTCTGAACATGCTTGTTTTGGGATTGTACTGTAACTGGTTGTCAAAATTGATGGTCGCAGTTACTGATGTGCCAGTTTAGTTGCCTTAGCTGGTTCTCGGGCTGATGGAAGGATAATGGTTCCTGCCTTGTGTACTGGACCAAGAAGGCAAATGGGGTGGTTTATAACCAGATGAGCCTTTATGATAAACTTTACTGTATGTATAATGGCATTTTTGTGCATGGCATTTCGCACAGACTTAATGGCTGTGTCCTTGTCCCAAGAGGTTTATGAACTAGAGACAGACGCAAGGGACACAGCAGGAGAATGAGAGGGAAACCGAGGTAGGCATAAGTCTACTATCCTATTAGATAAGAACCTACTTACGAGGATTTCCCCTTTTCAGATAATCAGAATGTAATTTCTCAGTACAACCAGGAGGTTGAGGAGCACTACGCCTTCATCAAAGAAAACTTGGATAGCAACATCCCAAGTAACTTGAAAGTGTTTCGTGGAATTGTGGATATTTTGCACCAAAAACTACTGAAACTGGAAAATGCTATCACAACCCAGCTGGAAAACTGCCGCAGTCCTTGTACAGTTTCATGCAATGTCCCAGTGGTGTCTGGCAAAGGTAAAgtctcactctctcttttctctttatgGAGTGGACAGCTGCACAGGCAGTTCTGAGAAGGAACCTATGCCAAAGTCTCAATGCCCTTGTCCAGTGGTTTATATGAACACTGCACCTTTTGCAACAATATCCACTCACAGTCACAGCTGCAGTGTCTGAGTTCAAGTGGGCTGCAATGTAGACTCAGCCTCATGCTTCCTCAGCTTCCTATCAACTAATAATTCAAAGGTCTAAGATAAGTTTGAAGAATGTTTTCCCTTGTCAAAGTCTGCATTTCATTCCTGGGTACCACATGTTCTTGGCAGTCAAATGTGTAGCCAGTGGGTAGGGCTGGAACCAGGTATGGTTGTGGCTacctcccccatctctctccctctctccactagctcattttttctctttctaaaaccctcttcctcttctttgggtCAAACTATACATCAGTGATTCCATATTCCCTGCTATTAGTGCCTTTTCTTTCTAGGAAAAGGATTTCCATAGAACTGTATGCTTCAGCAATCAGACATGTAAACGAAGCCTGTGTTTACATTccaataaccaatcacaaaacaaagcatgctgaatTACAAGATATAGAGGCAAGAGAAAAGCTTGTGCTAGGCAAGCCAACCTCTTTCATTAGTTAAGGGAGCACATGATGCTAAGCATGTTGTTTAGTTTGACtagctctttctttttccctgtccctctctctttcttcctgctgAAATAGGGGCAGATCACCGAAACAACTGAGCTGATTACTTCCAGAGGGCTTATGAAATTGTTGTGTGCTGTGCTGGCATTTCAGATTGGTCACCTCTGGTCTAAGGCAATCAGGCCTTTTGTTCCTTTATCTCCTACTGATAAATCTAATTAAAACTTATAGTTATCTCTGCTCAAGTACCCTGTCAGGGAATCTTTTATATCAACCACATTGacttaaaaataatttccagatTATTAATATGATTCCCTAAAGCACTGATAACTCCATAAAGTATGGGCCCCAGAGATTAGCACAGTTTGAAAGTGGGACATGTTCAAAATAATATAGATTACTCAATACTCAGATTGATTCTTTAGATTAAAACTAAATGCAGTCAGCACTCATATCAGGTCCATAGTAAGCTAATTTTTCCCTATTTGTTACTACTTGTATTCACTAAATAACATGTAGAATGGATTTCTCATTGCAGAGTGTGAAGACATAATTAGGAAAGGAGGAGATAAATCTGAGCTGTACCTTGTTCAACCTGATCCTTTTGCCAAGCCGTTCAAAGTTTATTGTGACATGACCACCGATAATGGAGGTAAAGGTTTATATTGGGATTGGTGCCATCAGAGGAATTCTTGGGCACCTGTTGAAAATAACATATGctaatatatttaattaaaaaaacctatgGGATACTAGTAGTTCATCACATGCTACCATTATATATTGATGTCTCCCCCTGTCTTTCACAGGCTGGCTTCTTATTCAGAACCGCCAGGATGGAAGTGTTAACTTTGGAAGAACATGGGATGCATACAAAAAAGGATTTGGAAACACTGCAT is part of the Pogona vitticeps strain Pit_001003342236 chromosome 5, PviZW2.1, whole genome shotgun sequence genome and encodes:
- the FGB gene encoding fibrinogen beta chain, with translation MSRQMTIKKLLFLFLLSVLIVKSKTISDYDEEESTVAPLDEDGGTHVDARGHRPHYKKQEPAPSLRPVLPPPSGGIRYRARPTKPPVAGKPKEQVVFPDSGGCKHMSEELGVLCPTGCELRTEVLKQAKTVKPTVRDLKDKVRKLEQSTSNIFSYTNILDERLAKRQKQIRDNQNVISQYNQEVEEHYAFIKENLDSNIPSNLKVFRGIVDILHQKLLKLENAITTQLENCRSPCTVSCNVPVVSGKECEDIIRKGGDKSELYLVQPDPFAKPFKVYCDMTTDNGGWLLIQNRQDGSVNFGRTWDAYKKGFGNTAFSGGKNYCDTPGEYWLGNDKISQLTKLGPTELLIELEDWDGAKVNAHYGGFSIQGEANKYQLSLSNYRGTAGNALLEGASQLLGENRTMTIHNSMFFSTFDRDNDGWANPDPKRQCSREDGGGWWYNRCHSANLNGRYYWGGHYTPEMAKHGTDDGIVWMNWKGSWRSLKKVSMKIRPVSEQ